ATAATACCACTTTTAAGTTCATATTGTACTCTTTGAATTCCACAAATTCTTCAAGGATTTGTCACCCGATAATGCACTTTCCTAAATTCAAATCCAATACCTCGTCATATACAAGTCATTTTCATTATCATGTAAAACGCCTATATGGGAGGCCGTGGATTTGATTATGAAGTGCAACTTCAGATGAGAAAACCTTTTAGTGAGTACACAAAGAGGACAATATCATCTTACAATCATGACACAACATCATCTGACCCCCCAAAAAGGTAAACTACAATAGAGGCCACCcaactattttttttctgttttgatcactcaactatgaaaagttacaaaatgatcacttaactattcaattttgtctgtTTTGATCATCAAGTGGCTATcgtaaaaatgaaaacacccaaaaatctaaGATAGTTaggtaacaaaaaaaattgagagtgattattttataacttttcataattaggtAACAAAAAGAATCCACAGTTAAGTGACTACTAATgtagtttgaaaaaaaaaaaaaagaagaagacgaGAAACCTACGTTTCGAAGATGAAatcttgttgttgttgttattgaAGATGTTATCTctagaaatgaaatcattttcaTCAATAGAGACCTTTCTACGCTTTTGTCTTTCCCTAGCTTTATGATTCTGGAACCAATAAAACACATTCTTACTTTCAATCTTCCCATAAAAGCTAAGCTGTGTAGAAATCTTCTGGATTTGATCAGTACTCGGTGTTCGGAGTCCAGACCTAAACAGTTCGGTTAAAACCTTAACCTGTTCAGTCGTAGGGTTCCATCTCCCACACTTAGTTCCACTACCACCATTGTTGTTCCCATTATTACCACGAACATGACTCCCTTTAATACAAAACCCCGACAACCCTTCTtccatattttcaaataaaaacaccCCCCAAAATCAAATCTagaaaaaaaacccagaaattttctttgtttttttctcacAAGTCTGAACAAATCTGAACTGAAATGGCAGTAGTTCgtttattacatatatatatatgaagaaaaaaagatgaacacaacaacatacattaaataaaccttttttaaaaaaaaaacttaatttatttgattatttaaatcAGTTGTGCTTTGATGTTAGGGATCATGAGgttgatttttatgaaaatgtttgaTATGATCGTCTGGTTTTTTGTGCAAAGAGTGAGACATGCGTAAAAGCTGCCACTGTTCAAAACACTCTGCACGTATaaaaatagggtttaattttttgtgtgtgtttttcAGTAAAGTGAACACTTTCCactgtaaataaatattaaattatgc
This genomic window from Gossypium raimondii isolate GPD5lz chromosome 10, ASM2569854v1, whole genome shotgun sequence contains:
- the LOC105777009 gene encoding WUSCHEL-related homeobox 5, translating into MEEGLSGFCIKGSHVRGNNGNNNGGSGTKCGRWNPTTEQVKVLTELFRSGLRTPSTDQIQKISTQLSFYGKIESKNVFYWFQNHKARERQKRRKVSIDENDFISRDNIFNNNNNKISSSKRFFEVKEYQSDQRVIETLQLFPLNSFDENEQEKLRFHANECRETSSFPYTINNPEMDHPPLDLRLSSL